One segment of Thermosynechococcus sp. HN-54 DNA contains the following:
- a CDS encoding Eco47II family restriction endonuclease, with the protein MDPIKATFDIAVYHLSDKEFIKRQIIRQIDKSNNNHIGYFHQNIFQCFQDWEVPESGYDIVNFKKSYYAEIKNKFNTMNSNAKENNFRKMKQTINSELKATCFFIEVISKESKNIPWSVKIDDKVVRDERIRIISIDKFYKIATADKDAFANWCKHLPQIIQDVLQSEGVEIGFSSKNENIRESLRKVHPNLLVALYYLAFSNYEGFKDFTQDQ; encoded by the coding sequence ATTGATCCAATAAAAGCAACCTTCGATATCGCTGTTTATCATCTCAGTGATAAGGAATTTATTAAAAGACAAATCATCAGACAAATTGACAAATCTAATAATAATCACATTGGCTATTTTCATCAAAACATTTTTCAATGCTTTCAAGATTGGGAAGTTCCTGAATCAGGTTATGACATAGTCAATTTTAAGAAATCTTACTATGCGGAAATCAAAAACAAATTTAACACAATGAATAGCAATGCAAAAGAAAATAATTTCCGTAAAATGAAACAAACTATAAATAGTGAATTAAAAGCAACTTGTTTCTTTATTGAAGTGATTTCAAAAGAATCTAAAAACATTCCTTGGTCTGTTAAAATAGATGATAAAGTAGTCAGGGATGAAAGAATAAGAATAATTTCAATTGATAAGTTTTATAAGATCGCCACAGCTGACAAGGATGCATTCGCGAATTGGTGCAAACACCTACCACAAATCATTCAAGATGTCCTTCAATCTGAAGGAGTTGAAATTGGTTTCTCATCTAAAAATGAAAATATCAGGGAAAGTTTAAGAAAAGTTCATCCAAATCTCTTGGTGGCTCTCTATTATTTGGCATTTTCCAACTATGAAGGATTTAAGGATTTTACACAAGACCAATGA
- a CDS encoding DNA cytosine methyltransferase, with translation MTKATVQKWECQGLLTCREEDERGKRYYPVAQLLQFPKFRELIFSPWEQEQFIQPLRPYQTLELFAGAGGLALGLEQAGLHVVSLNEIDKDACGTLRQNRPQWQVIEADIRTFNWERLIETEIDLLTGGFPCQAFSYAREKLGFADIRGTLFFEFARAIKEVRPKVFLGENVRALLSHDRGRTLRTIEAVLSEIGYTLMPPQVLNALFYRVPQKRQRLFFVGIRNDLLPYAQFNLLCRVLVRKL, from the coding sequence GTGACAAAAGCCACCGTACAAAAGTGGGAGTGCCAAGGTCTCTTGACCTGTCGTGAAGAGGATGAACGGGGCAAACGCTACTATCCTGTAGCCCAACTGCTTCAGTTTCCAAAATTTCGGGAACTCATTTTTAGTCCTTGGGAGCAGGAGCAATTCATCCAACCCTTGCGGCCTTACCAAACCCTTGAATTGTTTGCCGGGGCAGGGGGATTGGCCTTGGGACTAGAGCAGGCGGGGTTGCACGTTGTCTCCCTGAATGAAATTGATAAAGATGCCTGTGGAACGTTGCGGCAAAATCGCCCGCAGTGGCAAGTGATTGAGGCAGATATTCGCACCTTCAACTGGGAACGTCTGATCGAAACAGAAATTGATCTGTTGACCGGTGGGTTTCCCTGTCAAGCCTTTTCCTACGCGCGGGAAAAGCTCGGCTTCGCCGATATCCGTGGCACTCTATTTTTTGAATTTGCGCGGGCCATCAAAGAAGTAAGACCGAAAGTGTTTTTAGGCGAAAATGTGCGGGCTCTGCTCAGCCACGATCGCGGGCGTACCCTTAGAACGATTGAAGCCGTGCTTTCCGAAATTGGCTATACGCTGATGCCACCACAGGTTCTCAATGCTTTGTTTTATCGCGTGCCCCAAAAACGCCAACGGTTATTCTTTGTGGGCATTCGCAATGACTTGTTGCCCTATGCTCAATTTAATTTGCTTTGCCGAGTCCTTGTCCGCAAATTATGA
- a CDS encoding DNA cytosine methyltransferase has translation MTLADALKAGVLYKNDVPPSAAQRYPEQKAAILQQVSEGGCWRHLAPDLQQAYLMGSFRLDGGKTGMARRLAWDEPALTLTCSPAQKQTERCHPTETRPLTVREYVRIQTFPDDWQFCGSLSSQDRQIGNAVPVNLAAAVGRSLVNLLNALETKSPQPTICLLAAKQLEFSFV, from the coding sequence ATGACGTTGGCGGATGCCCTCAAGGCAGGGGTTCTCTATAAGAACGATGTGCCTCCCTCTGCGGCTCAGCGTTACCCTGAACAAAAGGCAGCGATTTTACAACAGGTTTCCGAAGGGGGATGTTGGCGCCACTTGGCTCCGGATCTTCAGCAGGCCTATCTGATGGGGAGTTTTCGCCTTGATGGTGGCAAAACTGGGATGGCACGGCGGTTGGCATGGGATGAACCTGCGTTGACATTGACTTGCTCTCCTGCCCAAAAGCAAACGGAACGCTGCCACCCCACCGAAACGCGGCCGTTGACGGTGCGGGAATATGTGCGTATCCAAACGTTCCCAGATGATTGGCAATTTTGTGGTTCCCTCTCCAGTCAAGATCGCCAGATTGGCAATGCGGTACCCGTGAATTTGGCGGCAGCGGTGGGGCGATCGCTCGTGAATCTATTGAATGCCCTTGAAACCAAATCACCTCAGCCCACTATTTGCTTGTTGGCAGCAAAACAACTAGAGTTTTCCTTTGTTTGA
- a CDS encoding zinc-dependent dehydrogenase, which produces MKAQVFRGVNQLSYEDIPIPEIAADEVLVRVKVVGLCQSDIKKIRYPLYEPPRIFGHETAGEIAAVGEAVTGWQVGQRVVVMHHIPCMHCAYCLNENYSMCHVYKTVTTTAGFIPSGGGFAEYVKVPGHIVQHGGLIPIPDDISDEEASFVEPTNCCLKAVKKAGVAPGQTVLITGAGPIGLMFIMLVNLFGARAIATDLLPSRIAKAKEVGAAAAFDARDPDLSAKVHALTHGLGVDVSLLAVPSEKAFFQALECTRKGGKILFFAEFPDEVEIPLNPNILYRREIDLMGSYSSSYRLQSLACDIIFNRRIDVKALVSDRYPLAKLAEAVEQAVHPTPETYKILIYPEA; this is translated from the coding sequence ATGAAAGCCCAAGTGTTCCGAGGGGTGAACCAACTTAGCTACGAGGACATTCCCATCCCTGAGATTGCGGCGGATGAAGTCCTTGTGCGCGTCAAGGTCGTTGGGTTGTGTCAATCAGACATCAAAAAAATTCGCTATCCCCTCTATGAGCCGCCCCGTATCTTTGGCCACGAGACAGCGGGTGAAATTGCGGCGGTGGGCGAGGCCGTGACGGGTTGGCAGGTGGGTCAGCGGGTGGTGGTCATGCACCATATTCCCTGTATGCACTGCGCCTATTGCTTAAACGAAAACTATTCGATGTGCCATGTTTATAAAACTGTTACAACCACGGCGGGCTTCATTCCCAGTGGTGGTGGCTTCGCCGAGTATGTGAAGGTGCCGGGGCATATTGTGCAGCATGGGGGCTTAATCCCCATTCCCGATGACATTAGTGATGAAGAAGCAAGCTTTGTTGAACCCACCAACTGTTGTCTAAAGGCGGTGAAGAAAGCGGGCGTTGCTCCCGGCCAAACGGTGCTGATTACGGGAGCCGGTCCCATTGGCCTAATGTTTATTATGTTGGTGAATCTCTTTGGGGCACGGGCGATCGCCACCGATTTACTCCCTTCGCGGATTGCCAAAGCCAAGGAAGTGGGTGCTGCGGCTGCCTTTGATGCCCGCGATCCCGATCTCAGTGCCAAGGTGCACGCCCTCACCCATGGCTTGGGAGTGGATGTTAGCCTCCTTGCTGTTCCCAGTGAAAAAGCCTTTTTCCAAGCCCTAGAGTGTACGCGCAAGGGGGGCAAAATTCTCTTCTTTGCAGAGTTTCCCGATGAAGTGGAGATTCCCCTCAATCCCAACATTCTCTACCGCCGTGAGATTGACCTCATGGGGAGCTACAGCTCCTCCTATCGCTTGCAGTCCCTTGCCTGCGACATTATCTTTAACCGCCGCATTGATGTCAAAGCCCTCGTGAGCGATCGCTACCCCTTGGCCAAACTTGCTGAGGCAGTGGAACAGGCTGTGCATCCCACCCCTGAGACTTACAAAATTCTCATTTACCCGGAGGCCTAA
- a CDS encoding DUF2499 domain-containing protein yields MHALSIPTWIVHISSVLEWMAAIWFVAQLDRRLPGRGWRWLAWAMLPALVSAMCACTWHYFDNAVTLAWLVDLQALFTFIGNCTLCGAAAWLWWRSRAVSPL; encoded by the coding sequence ATGCACGCCCTGTCAATTCCCACATGGATCGTGCACATTTCCAGTGTCCTTGAGTGGATGGCCGCCATTTGGTTTGTGGCGCAATTGGATCGTCGCTTGCCGGGGCGGGGGTGGCGGTGGCTGGCTTGGGCAATGCTGCCGGCATTGGTGAGTGCCATGTGTGCCTGTACGTGGCATTACTTTGACAATGCAGTAACGCTTGCTTGGTTGGTAGATCTGCAAGCCCTTTTTACCTTCATTGGCAACTGTACCCTCTGTGGGGCAGCGGCATGGCTGTGGTGGCGATCGCGAGCCGTTTCCCCCCTCTAG